In a single window of the Notamacropus eugenii isolate mMacEug1 chromosome 4, mMacEug1.pri_v2, whole genome shotgun sequence genome:
- the DNAJB1 gene encoding dnaJ homolog subfamily B member 1 isoform X1 — protein sequence MFAEFFGGRNPFDTFFGQRNGEEGMDVDDPFSGFPMGMGAFTNMNFNRPRPAQEHSRRKQDPPVTHDLRVSLEEIYSGCTKKMKISHKRLNPDGKSIRNEDKILTIEVKRGWKEGTKITFPKEGDQTSTNIPADIVFVLKDKPHNIFKRDGSDVIYPARITLREALCGCTVNVPTLDGRTIPIVFKDVIRPGMRRKVPGEGLPLPKTPEKRGDLIIEFEVNFPDRIPQSSRTVLEQILPI from the exons ATGTTTGCTGAGTTCTTTGGTGGCCGAAACCCTTTTGACACCTTTTTTGGTCAACGAAACGGGGAAGAAGGCATGGATGTTGATGACCCATTTTCTGGCTTCCCAATGGGCATGGGTGCCTTTACCAATATGAACTTTAACCGACCTCGTCCAGCCCAGGAACACAGCCGCCGAAAACAGGATCCCCCGGTTACCCACGATCTCCGGGTCTCACTTGAGGAGATCTATAGTGGTTGTACCAAAAAGATGAAGATCTCCCACAAGCGGCTTAACCCCGATGGGAAGAGCATCCGCAATGAGGACAAGATCCTGACCATTGAAGTGAAAAGAGGGTGGAAAGAGGGGACCAAGATTACCTTCCCAAAAGAGGGGGACCAAACCTCAACCAACATTCCAGCTGACATTGTCTTTGTTTTAAAGGACAAGCCACACAACATATTTAAGAGAGATGGGTCTGATGTGATTTACCCAGCAAGGATCACCCTCCGTGAG GCCCTGTGTGGCTGTACAGTGAATGTCCCAACGCTGGATGGCAGGACCATACCGATAGTGTTCAAGGATGTCATCAGGCCCGGAATGAGGCGAAAGGTGCCTGGAGAaggccttcccctccccaaaacaccagAGAAACGTGGGGACCTCATTATTGAGTTTGAAGTGAATTTTCCTGACAGAATTCCCCAGTCTTCAAGAACCGTCCTGGAGCAGATCCTGCCTATATAG
- the GIPC1 gene encoding PDZ domain-containing protein GIPC1 — protein sequence MPLGLGRRKKAPPLVENEEAEPGRGGLGVGESGPLGGGGGGGPHVGLPPPPPSLRPRLVFHTQLAHGSPTGRIEGFTNVKELYGKIAEAFRLAPAEVMFCTLNTHKVDMEKLLGGQIGLEDFIFAHVKGQRKEVEVFKSEEALGLTITDNGAGYAFIKRIKEGSVIDRIQVISVGDMIESINGQNLLGCRHYEVAKMLKDLPRGRTFTLKLTEPRKAFDMISQRSAGARPGSGPQLGTGRGTLRLRSRGPATVEELPSAFEEKAIEKVDDLLESYMGIRDTELAATMVELGRDKRNPDELAEALDERLGDFAFPDEFVFDVWGAIGDAKVGRY from the exons ATGCCTCTGGGACTTGGCCGTCGCAAGAAGGCACCACCCCTGGTGGAAAATGAGGAGGCAGAGCCTGGGCGGGGTGGGCTAGGTGTGGGGGAGTCAGGGCccctgggtgggggtgggggaggggggcccCACGTGGGCCTACCTCCCCCGCCCCCATCTCTTCGGCCCCGACTGGTGTTCCACACCCAGCTGGCCCATGGAAGCCCGACAGGCCGAATTGAAGGCTTCACAAATGTGAAGGAATTGTACGGCAAGATTGCGGAGGCCTTCCGCCTGGCCCCTGCTGAG GTAATGTTCTGCACTCTCAACACACACAAAGTAGACATGGAGAAGCTGCTTGGAGGCCAGATAGGGCTGGAGGACTTCATCTTCGCCCATGTGAAAGGCCAGCGCAAGGAGGTCGAAGTGTTCAAGTCAGAGGAGGCCCTGGGGCTAACCATCACCGACAATGGAGCTGGCTATGCCTTCATCAAG CGCATCAAGGAGGGGAGTGTCATTGACAGGATTCAGGTGATCAGTGTGGGTGACATGATAGAATCCATCAATGGGCAGAACCTGCTAGGCTGCCGGCACTATGAAGTGGCCAAGATGCTCAAGGACCTGCCAAGAGGCCGAACCTTCACCCTCAAGCTTACAGAGCCCCGGAAGGCCTTTG ACATGATCAGTCAGAGGTCTGCAGGGGCCCGCCCTGGCTCAGGACCCCAACTTGGCACTGGCAGGGGGACTCTTCGCCTCCGTTCTCGGGGTCCAGCTACGGTGGAGGAACTG CCTTCAGCATTCGAGGAGAAGGCCATCGAGAAGGTGGATGACCTGTTGGAGAGTTACATGGGCATCCGGGACACAGAGCTGG CAGCCACCATGGTAGAACTGGGCAGGGACAAGCGGAACCCGGATGAGCTGGCGGAGGCTTTAGACGAACGGCTAGGTGACTTTGCCTTCCCTGACGAGTTTGTCTTCGATGTGTGGGGAGCGATTGGAGATGCCAAAGTTGGGCGCTACTAG
- the PTGER1 gene encoding prostaglandin E2 receptor EP1 subtype → MSLCPSYNLSRQGENSTCLETNSSEAHPASSPVMPIFSMTLGAVSNILALAILARAFIRFRRRRTRAPFLLFATGLVATDFAGHVIPGALVLRLYATDMAPAGPACQFMGACMVFFGLCPLLLGCGMAIERCVGVTRPLLHASLVSAARARLALGVFWGIALGIALLPLLHVGRYELQYPGTWCFIGLAQPRGWGEAILAVLFSGLGLASLLAALVCNMLSGLSLVRARWRRRQGSSRRVTRSRGGSLSSSASSSFSSYSSPTPRRARAHDVEMVGQLVGIMVVSCICWSPLLVLVVLAVGGWSSASLQHLLLLAVRLASWNQILDPWVYILLRQAVLRQLLRLFPPWHEAKGLPRGAWDASSLRTSQHSTIGRF, encoded by the exons ATGTCCCTTTGCCCATCGTACAATCTCAGCCGGCAAGGGGAGAACTCAACATGCCTAGAGACCAACAGCTCAGAAGCCCACCCAGCCTCATCCCCAGTGATGCCCATTTTCTCCATGACATTGGGTGCCGTTTCTAATATCCTGGCTTTGGCCATCCTGGCCCGGGCGTTTATCCGATTCCGCCGTCGCCGTACTAGGGCCCCCTTCCTACTCTTTGCCACAGGCTTAGTGGCCACAGACTTTGCTGGCCACGTGATCCCAGGGGCCCTGGTCCTGCGGCTCTATGCCACAGATATGGCTCCTGCCGGCCCTGCCTGTCAATTCATGGGGGCCTGTATGGTCTTTTTTGGTTTATGCCCATTGTTGCTGGGCTGTGGGATGGCAATTGAGCGTTGTGTAGGAGTGACCCGACCCCTGCTCCATGCCAGTCTGGTGTCAGCTGCCCGAGCCCGCCTGGCACTTGGGGTATTTTGGGGCATTGCTTTAGGCATTGCTCTCCTGCCCCTGCTGCATGTGGGGCGCTATGAGCTGCAGTACCCAGGAACTTGGTGCTTCATAGGGCTGGCCCAGCCCAGGGGTTGGGGTGAGGCCATCCTGGCAGTGCTTTTTTCTGGCCTTGGTCTGGCCTCTCTACTGGCTGCCTTGGTGTGCAACATGCTCAGCGGACTATCGCTAGTCCGAGCGCGTTGGCGGCGGCGCCAGGGGAGCAGCCGCAGGGTGACCCGTAGCAGAGGTGGCTCGTTATCCTCTTCAGCgtcatcttctttctcctcttattcCTCCCCTACCCCACGCCGAGCTCGGGCCCATGATGTGGAGATGGTTGGCCAGCTGGTGGGCATCATGGTGGTATCCTGCATCTGCTGGAGTCCTCTACTG gtGTTGGTGGTACTTGCTGTGGGAGGCTGGAGCTCGGCCTCCTTGCAGCACCTGCTCTTACTAGCAGTTCGTTTGGCCTCCTGGAATCAGATCTTGGACCCTTGGGTCTACATCCTGCTACGCCAAGCTGTGCTGCGCCAACTGCTCCGCCTCTTCCCGCCTTGGCATGAAGCCAAGGGCTTGCCCAGGGGAGCCTGGGATGCCAGCTCCTTGCGCACCTCCCAGCACAGCACCATTGGCCGCTTCTAG